The Gemmatimonadaceae bacterium genome has a segment encoding these proteins:
- a CDS encoding ATP-binding cassette domain-containing protein, which translates to MKVAIDVRDITKRFGDFTAVDHISFAVDEREVFGLLGPNGAGKSTLIRMMTTLLQPTSGTAIVGGYDITEQQDDVRRSIGVIPQAMTSDLELSAAENLLIFAKLYSVPREKRRRLIADLLEAVELTQWADAPVKNLSGGMRRRVEIARGLVHEPSILFLDEPTTGLDPVSRVSVWEMLRKIKAERDLTVLLTTHYMDEADKLCERVAIVDHGKLMALDSPMKLKAAIPGENTLEVSFAGAPADWGDQLRALPGVDHVDAKPPVFRLTSNAGPATTTAMLAAATAAGVEVKSLAVESTSLDDVFVHYTGHQLRDALQEQPMSERRSMVRKGR; encoded by the coding sequence ATGAAGGTCGCGATCGACGTCCGCGATATCACCAAGCGGTTCGGAGACTTCACCGCGGTCGACCACATTTCGTTCGCGGTGGACGAACGCGAGGTGTTCGGGCTGCTGGGCCCGAACGGCGCCGGCAAGTCCACCCTCATCCGCATGATGACGACGCTGCTGCAGCCCACGTCGGGCACGGCGATCGTGGGCGGATACGACATCACCGAGCAGCAGGACGACGTGCGGCGTTCGATCGGCGTCATTCCGCAGGCGATGACCAGCGATCTCGAACTCAGCGCCGCCGAGAACCTGCTCATCTTCGCCAAGCTGTACAGCGTGCCGCGCGAGAAGCGCAGGCGGCTCATCGCCGACCTGCTGGAGGCGGTCGAACTCACCCAGTGGGCCGACGCGCCGGTGAAGAACCTGTCGGGTGGCATGCGCCGGCGGGTGGAGATCGCCCGCGGACTCGTGCACGAGCCGAGCATCCTGTTCCTCGACGAGCCCACGACGGGACTCGACCCGGTGTCGCGCGTGTCGGTGTGGGAGATGTTGCGCAAGATCAAGGCCGAGCGTGACCTCACCGTGCTGCTCACCACCCACTACATGGACGAGGCCGACAAGCTGTGCGAGCGCGTCGCGATCGTCGATCACGGAAAGCTCATGGCCCTCGATTCGCCGATGAAGCTCAAGGCCGCCATTCCGGGGGAGAACACGCTCGAGGTGAGCTTCGCCGGGGCGCCCGCCGACTGGGGCGACCAACTCCGGGCCCTCCCGGGGGTGGACCACGTCGACGCCAAGCCGCCGGTGTTCCGCCTCACGTCGAACGCCGGGCCGGCGACCACCACCGCGATGCTCGCCGCGGCCACCGCGGCGGGCGTGGAGGTCAAGTCGCTGGCCGTCGAGAGCACGTCGCTCGACGACGTGTTCGTGCACTACACCGGCCACCAGCTGCGGGACGCGCTCCAGGAACAGCCGATGAGCGAGCGCCGCAGCATGGTCCGGAAGGGCCGGTAG
- a CDS encoding ABC-2 transporter permease — MQRAWAIIERDLRRFRRSPMLIVMSLFMPVVQLVVLGHAIGGNIKHLKVALVDQDGGVPAVRLHAMANAVTANAAVFSMVPFTDRGQAVTALRNGKVDGVLTIPPDFSRRVLAGDDPRVALIEDNTDAFTSATLAGEFSGILGAYNAPPPTSNRISQQATLETVELYPYVPYIQYLLPGTIVMSIFMMVMIGGGIIFIDDKARGLHEGYLVTPITRLELIIGFNVSGAIKAMLSGTVLMLIGSVIAGIPNPLDPMRLMRLFVVIAVSAVALVSLMFLFMVRMEDPLLPRALFGVLNTLLWFPSGAIYPTAAFPGWMRAIAIVDPFTYAVNALQSLILKNTGFAAIWPDLVVLLAFSAVTMGAATLLFKRTL, encoded by the coding sequence ATGCAACGCGCCTGGGCCATCATCGAACGCGACCTGCGCCGGTTCCGCAGGAGCCCGATGCTCATCGTCATGTCGTTGTTCATGCCGGTGGTGCAGCTCGTCGTGCTGGGGCATGCCATCGGCGGCAACATCAAGCATCTCAAGGTCGCCCTGGTTGACCAGGACGGCGGCGTCCCTGCCGTGCGACTGCACGCGATGGCCAACGCGGTCACCGCGAACGCGGCCGTCTTCTCCATGGTGCCGTTCACCGACCGCGGCCAGGCCGTGACCGCGCTGCGGAACGGGAAGGTGGACGGGGTGCTGACCATCCCGCCCGACTTCTCCCGGCGCGTGCTGGCCGGCGACGATCCGCGCGTCGCGCTGATTGAAGACAACACCGACGCGTTCACCAGCGCCACGCTGGCCGGCGAGTTCTCCGGCATCCTCGGCGCCTACAACGCGCCGCCGCCCACCAGCAACCGGATTTCGCAGCAGGCCACGCTCGAGACGGTGGAGCTGTATCCGTACGTGCCGTACATCCAGTACCTGCTGCCCGGCACGATCGTCATGTCGATCTTCATGATGGTCATGATCGGCGGCGGCATCATCTTCATCGACGACAAGGCGCGGGGACTGCACGAAGGGTACCTCGTCACCCCGATCACGCGCCTCGAACTCATCATCGGGTTCAACGTGTCGGGCGCGATCAAGGCGATGCTGTCGGGCACGGTGCTCATGCTCATCGGCTCGGTGATCGCCGGGATCCCGAATCCGCTCGACCCGATGCGCCTGATGCGCCTGTTCGTCGTCATCGCGGTCTCGGCCGTCGCGCTCGTCAGCCTGATGTTCCTGTTCATGGTGCGCATGGAAGACCCGCTGCTGCCGCGGGCGCTGTTCGGCGTGCTCAACACGCTGCTCTGGTTCCCCAGCGGCGCCATCTACCCGACGGCGGCGTTTCCGGGGTGGATGCGGGCGATCGCCATCGTCGATCCGTTCACGTACGCTGTGAACGCCCTGCAAAGCCTGATCCTCAAGAACACCGGGTTCGCCGCGATCTGGCCCGATCTCGTGGTCCTGCTCGCCTTCTCGGCGGTCACGATGGGCGCCGCGACCTTGCTGTTCAAGCGAACCTTGTGA
- a CDS encoding CerR family C-terminal domain-containing protein — protein sequence MKRPPRAPAKSRMARSVPGAAAAHAASVRDVATRERLVQAAAARFAEHGFNNVSVRDICRDAGANVAAVNYHFGDKLGLYREVVSEAIAAMTATSGSAMMAPDDAPPEARIRHYVRVYLPRIAGRDATAGDARVGWIHKLMRHESSEPTPLAPWIAEQAILPRVEYLSRVVAELLACDVADPRVRRCVISIQAQCLFYAPDKFRDAAFPGWPPSGAELAAAAEHIVEFSLAGIGRIADHP from the coding sequence ATGAAACGGCCGCCCCGGGCACCGGCCAAGTCCCGCATGGCCCGCAGTGTGCCGGGCGCCGCCGCCGCGCACGCCGCGAGCGTCCGCGACGTCGCCACGCGCGAGCGGCTCGTGCAGGCGGCCGCGGCGCGGTTCGCCGAACACGGGTTCAACAACGTCAGCGTGCGCGACATCTGCCGCGACGCGGGCGCCAACGTGGCCGCCGTCAACTATCACTTCGGCGACAAGCTGGGGCTCTATCGCGAGGTCGTGAGCGAAGCCATCGCCGCAATGACCGCGACGAGCGGGTCGGCGATGATGGCACCCGATGACGCCCCTCCCGAAGCGCGGATCCGCCACTACGTGCGCGTGTATCTCCCCCGGATTGCGGGGCGCGACGCCACGGCCGGCGACGCCCGCGTGGGGTGGATCCACAAGCTCATGCGGCACGAGAGTTCCGAGCCCACGCCGTTGGCTCCCTGGATCGCCGAGCAGGCCATCCTGCCGCGGGTGGAGTATCTGAGTCGCGTAGTCGCCGAGCTCCTCGCCTGCGACGTCGCCGATCCGCGCGTGCGCCGCTGCGTGATCAGCATCCAGGCGCAGTGCCTGTTCTACGCGCCCGACAAGTTTCGCGACGCGGCGTTTCCGGGATGGCCGCCCAGCGGCGCCGAGCTGGCTGCCGCTGCGGAGCACATCGTCGAGTTCTCGCTGGCCGGTATCGGGCGGATCGCCGACCACCCGTAG
- a CDS encoding dienelactone hydrolase family protein → MFASRPCRMAAFAALALSACTLQHRVPNSASPLQSASPAAGDNHMAMMSAAEMAAPVVNPGATRGGRQGHPGLPASANAAAARIDASPRHAEWVKIAWEPGSQDSLMAWVVYPVTARAHSPVVVVVHEIFGLSTWVRAVADQAAAEGFIAIAPDLLSRARGGPSADELKADSAVKLIRGVSNAEKNMGVTAAARYAMSLPSAEPKYAVIGFCWGGATTWQYATNEGIPGFSGGVAYYGLPYMNGAVPNADSLAKIRVPVMLLSGAKDARIGAAMPAVDSAMHAMGKDYFGRNYPGAIHGFMRAQDDPVQPQRNPEQEQANLEAAKDAWPRTVAFLKLHLGIQ, encoded by the coding sequence ATGTTCGCATCCCGCCCTTGCCGCATGGCGGCCTTCGCCGCCCTCGCTCTCTCGGCCTGCACCCTCCAACACCGGGTGCCGAATTCCGCGTCACCGCTTCAATCGGCGTCGCCGGCGGCGGGCGACAACCACATGGCGATGATGTCGGCTGCCGAGATGGCCGCGCCAGTGGTGAACCCGGGTGCCACGCGCGGCGGTCGGCAGGGCCACCCGGGCCTCCCGGCGAGCGCCAACGCCGCAGCAGCGCGCATCGACGCGAGCCCGCGGCACGCCGAATGGGTCAAGATCGCCTGGGAGCCGGGCTCCCAGGACTCGCTCATGGCGTGGGTGGTGTATCCGGTCACCGCGCGCGCGCACTCCCCGGTGGTCGTGGTCGTGCACGAAATCTTCGGCCTCTCCACCTGGGTGCGCGCGGTGGCCGACCAGGCAGCGGCGGAGGGATTCATTGCGATTGCGCCCGATCTTCTCTCGCGTGCGCGGGGCGGCCCTTCGGCAGACGAACTCAAGGCCGATTCCGCTGTGAAGCTCATCCGGGGTGTGAGCAACGCCGAGAAGAATATGGGGGTCACGGCGGCGGCCCGGTACGCGATGTCGCTGCCGTCGGCCGAGCCCAAGTACGCGGTGATCGGATTCTGCTGGGGCGGCGCGACGACGTGGCAGTACGCGACCAACGAGGGGATCCCGGGATTTTCCGGCGGGGTCGCGTACTATGGGCTTCCGTACATGAACGGCGCGGTGCCGAATGCCGATTCGCTGGCCAAGATCCGGGTGCCGGTCATGCTGCTGAGCGGCGCCAAGGACGCACGGATCGGTGCCGCGATGCCGGCCGTGGACTCGGCGATGCACGCGATGGGCAAGGACTATTTCGGCCGCAACTATCCGGGCGCGATCCACGGCTTCATGCGGGCGCAGGACGATCCGGTCCAGCCGCAGCGGAACCCGGAGCAGGAGCAGGCCAACCTCGAGGCGGCCAAGGACGCCTGGCCGCGCACCGTGGCGTTCCTCAAGCTGCACCTCGGCATTCAATAG
- a CDS encoding outer membrane beta-barrel protein: MMMRHFHSLVLAAAFVAVPGLAAAQRSGPEFNLGIGPTFPTGDLANRNPVGYNLTAGIGVTPSASSLGFRVEGLYDAFNGKHNYIVVCTGAAGCGRQSWVSGLTLNLTYSRLLPRHARRRRAPATLYAIGGYGFYTVHLPTESGPTPGGVVGFDLRDRALTGWNVGGGIRFPVGNVSAYVEARVHTMTQTGTRIVPVSFGLIF; encoded by the coding sequence ATGATGATGCGACACTTCCACTCGCTCGTGCTCGCGGCCGCCTTCGTTGCCGTTCCCGGCCTGGCTGCCGCTCAACGGTCCGGCCCCGAGTTCAACCTCGGCATCGGTCCGACGTTTCCCACCGGCGACCTGGCCAACCGCAACCCCGTCGGTTACAACCTGACGGCCGGCATCGGCGTTACGCCGAGCGCGTCATCGTTGGGGTTCCGCGTCGAAGGTCTGTACGACGCGTTCAACGGCAAGCACAACTACATCGTGGTCTGCACGGGTGCCGCGGGATGCGGGCGCCAGTCATGGGTTTCCGGGCTCACGCTCAACCTCACCTACTCCCGGCTGCTGCCGCGGCACGCGCGCCGACGCCGGGCGCCGGCCACTCTGTACGCGATTGGGGGATACGGGTTCTATACCGTTCATCTGCCGACAGAGTCGGGCCCCACGCCGGGCGGCGTCGTGGGGTTCGATCTGCGGGATCGGGCGCTCACGGGGTGGAACGTCGGTGGTGGCATCCGCTTCCCGGTGGGCAACGTCTCGGCCTACGTCGAGGCGCGTGTCCACACGATGACGCAGACGGGAACGCGGATCGTGCCCGTCAGCTTCGGGCTGATATTCTGA